The Rosa rugosa chromosome 1, drRosRugo1.1, whole genome shotgun sequence genomic sequence CGATCAAAACCCACACTCACTACTCTATTCTTTCAGAGTTAAAGACAACTATGAAGGATAGATGAGCGAACCCAGCAGAAGTAATGGAATGAAATCTTAAAAATGGACTGCAGAAAGGGCATATATTACAACAAATATAAACATAaaagtcagaatcaaaattAATCAATTATCCCCGTGATCTTCATATTCACAAGATCGATGCCATGAGTATATGAACAGAGGAAAcaatagaaggaaaaaaaaaaaatcaaaatctataTCCTGTACGTATTTTCACAAGATTGATGCCATGAGTATATACACAGATCAAGGGAAGCAATAGAAGAAAACGAAAAAGATGAGAATCAAATAGGAAGAAATAGCCAAAGAAAAACGATCGATGATACCCGTCTCTTGACTCTATTCTTCCCACTCAGAGTGGCAGGCATCTGTTCTTGGCGCCCAGTGTTCTTTTTTGATGagaacatatgtatatatatatatatatatatgattagaACTGATAAGTAGTCGTCTCTTGGCTCTCTTCTTCCCGCCAATGGAGGAACCTAAAGTAGCAGGTCTCTGTTCTTGGCGCGGTTTCATATGTTCTTGGCGCGTAGTTTCATATGTTCTTGGCGCGTAGTGTTCTTCACGATAAGAACGGATCTGAATACATGATAATTATCATGACTGATATTTTCTATAATAGATAAGGGTGTTACTggaattttataaaatgaagatGTGTTTTGAGTgaaagcagcttctaaaagcaacctttcagctgcttctaaaatctgcggTAAGTGACCCGTAATTTTCAAAAaaagctgttttttttttaaatttaccaaacacaataaaatccgAAAGTTTAGataaaagttgattttttttaaaagcaaagctgtcccaaacggggccttagtgTTTCAGTTATTCATTCTAATTTGGCCATTTTGGAGCTTATATATCGAATTTATGTTTTCTGGTGATCGACCAGGAGATATTCTCAGCAGGGAGTGAGACTACAGCTACCACCATAGAATGGGCAATGTCACAATTGATGAGAAATCCAACAGTAATGAGTAAGGCTCAAGCCGAGGTTCGACGAGTCTTTCAAGGAAAGCCGAAAATTGAAGAAGCAGACGTTCAAAAACCGGAATACTTGAGAGCAGTGGTAAAAGAAACACTGAGGTTACACCCTCCAGCACCATTATTCCCAAGAGAATCAAGAGAAATATGTGAAATCGGAGGATACGAAGTCCAAGCGAAAACCAAAATGATCATCAATGAATGGGCCATTGGAAGAGACCCGGAGAGTTGGGTTGAAGCGGAGTCGTTTAAGCCAGAGAGGTTTCTCCATGGTGGTTCTGATTCCAGCATGGACTTTAAAGCGTCTGACTTCAAGTTCACTCCAGTTGGGGCTGGTAGAAGATCGTGTCCGGGTATTTCTTTTGGCCTTTCCATGGTTGAACTTGCTTTTTCTCAGTTGCTCTATCACTTCGATTGGGAGCTGGGAAATGGGATCAAACCAGATGAGCTTGATATATATGACTGAGACTTTTGGGTTCACATGTAGGAGAAAGAATGAATTGTACTTGATTGCCAAGCCTCCATCGTCGTTTTCCTTCGCTCAGTCTGAGACATCCTGATCGATCACTTCAAGAATATATGTGTATGATACTTAATTAGGAATATGTGTAATAGTCGCGCCAAATCAAGGGCATAAAACGCCTCTCAATTAGGTTTCTTCATTTGATTGCTATATATGTGTTTGGAATTTCAGATAAGAACCATATTGCATGATCATGCATTCATGCATCATGTGAACCCTTAATTTGGTGTTTTTAGTGAGTTTGAGAGTAGTTCACATAAAACAACGATTTAAAAAATTTATCATGCGTCATAATGTGTGATGTTTCgagtttttcaattattaaagtGGATGAAAAAGTAAACACACTAAAAAAATCAAATACTTTCATAGAATGTTAGACATTGGACCAGTTATAGGTTATGTCACAAAAAGCTACTAATCCGAACCTTAAAACTAatgcatttaaaaaaaaaaaaagaattaattttgTGACCTACATATCTGTACTTTGTTACAAGAAAATGAATAAATAACCACCTGTGTGGGAAGATTGGTCAAGCGACCTAACATGGAACCCCCATGTCTAGCCTTCGAGTTCCAACTCCCTTAAGTTTGTGGCAGCAGGTTTGAGGGGCCTTCAGATTAGCGTGCCTGCAGCAGGGGTTTAGTCTAGCTTTGCTGATATACCCTCATGAATCTCAGTCTGAATAATGACTGAGCACATGTGTTATTAACTTGCTAAAGTAACTGAGGTAACTTGCTACAGGAGGTAACTTGCTACAGTAACTGAGGTAACTTGCTACCTTAtccacaattaaaaaaaaaaaaaaacacagtgatttttttttttttgtctcagaATACAGTGAAAAAGATTGAACCATAACATAAGAACACAGTAGAAAATGATAATAATCTGTAATTCAATATCGACCGTCCAGATATGATCGTGCTGACGTGGAAGCCGCAGGTTAAACCTGGGCCTTAAGTTGCTGGCAGTAATACCCAATCACCAGCCTCCAAGATAAGGTTGGTTTCACtatatctcctcctcctcctcctcctcctccagagTCCAAAGCTATAAgcttttgcttcaaatttcCTAAAACTTCACACCCTTTTTGATTTTATGAAAAATTAATCCCCAGAAAATGGCGGTCGCGTCTATGAGTTTCAACCTAGTCGGAGCATTCAGAGGTATGGCTCTGAGCTCAagctcttcctcttcctcctctttcttCAGAGGTGATTTGGGCTCCGTCCAATTGGGCCCAAAGCTATCCTTGTCTACTACTAGCCAACGCAGATTGCCATTGACGATTCAAAACGCGCACAAGAAAGGAGCTGGTAGTACCAAGAACGGTCGCGATTCCAAAGGCCAAAGGCTCGGGGTTAAGATTTACGGTGACCAGGTCGCCAAGCCCGGCTCCATCATCATACGTCAGCGGGGCACCAAGGTAAATATTCCCAAAAGATTGAGACTTTGGTTACCATCCCCATTTTAATTTGGTTGGAACAAAGTGTCGCTAGAACTGATTAGATGTAGTAAAAACCGATATTATTGTCTTGTGATTACCTCGAAGATTAAGCATTTGAGTACAACATCAAGAGATAATGATATATGGTTTACAATTACTATAAAGATACATGTTTTATTAGTGTTTTAAGTTAGATGTCAGTTAAGGCATTCAGGGCTGTATTTTTGGCAATAGTATGTCTGTTCCAATAGTTCAATGCTCTTATTAGTGAATGCGATGTCCTTTGTTTGATGTAATTTTAGTTTTCGCTACCTTCCACGGACATTGAGAGTCCTTTTTGacattgagattttttttttttttttttcgcattATTTTCAGTTCCATGCGGGGAAGAATGTGGGGCTTGGCAAGGACCATACCATTTTCTCTCTGATTGATGGGTTGGTTAAGTTTGAGAAGTATGGACCTGACAGGAAGAAGGTTTGATTTGAAGCTGTTGAACCTTACAGTTGTTGGCTTGAAAGAGTAGGTACTCTGTGCTAGTACTAACATGAATCCTCGTTGAACAATTGACAGGTGAGTGTTTACCCTCGGGAGATACAGCCTGAAAATCCCAACAGCTACAGGGTTAGGAAGAGGGAGAACTTCAAGCTACAACGCGAgaaaaagaaagcaagaaaGGAAGGCTATATTCTTCAAAACAAACCACAACTGGTGCTTGCATCTGCTGATAATGGTGCAGAGACCAATCCTCTTTGTTGATTGTTGCTAATCTCGTATATGAAGTGCTATCAAAGGGAGCATAATTCTTTCCTTTTTGTATAATTTTGTGTTCAAATCACTGAGAAGTCTCTAGTGTTGTACCAAGTATGCAGATTTTAGTCCCTCTCTGATGTACTTCTCGCTTCTGTGGAAGATAAAATTCGTTAGTGCAATACAGCGGCTTTTACTTCGTTATTGAACTTCATATTCATGAGTACTAACTGTGATGCCTTGATCATTCATGGAAATTTGGTTTCATAATGTTTTATCATTTGGTTTCATATTATCGAAGCCCCAGAATTCATTTTTCATGACTAACTCTCACGACAATGTACTTGTGACCTAGCAAATCATCACTAAGCTTTTCAATTCTTTTAGGTCTTCCCATCAACTCTTACTAGCAAAGCCAAAACTGAACTACAAGAGAGAATAGAGCTTTCACGACTGACACTCAGCGAAACAGAGAACAGTGATTTGGTTAATtgggagagaaaagaaaatcgaATGCTGAACTCAACACCTCTGAATTACAAAAGAACAAGCTAAGAGAGTAGAATCTTTctgaaaaacaaacaataggtAAACTGTAAGCATCATAATGCACTTGGCCGTAATCTTATCCCTATCTAGTGTTCCTTGATAGCTCCATCTTCTTTCTTACAAGTGCCAAAGGACCTGCACCACCACAATCATTGCAGCATCAACATAATGTCAGGAAGACAGGAACTCATCTAGTTTTAATATACTCACATGTATTGATGAATcttcaacacaatacaaaagTAAGCCAAGGAGTTGTGATACAATGTATGAAACTACTTGGATTTCCTGTCATTATATTACCCATATCAAGATGTTAGTGATCTATGAACCTAAAAAAGATCCTTTTGTTATTGGCATCACCCAAAACAGTTCCCATACATTAATCATAAACGATAATCAACACAGAACCCAACCAGAATCTGAAAAATTTATGTACAGATCTATATGAAACTAATACAATCAGTCACAGACAACTTCCTTGATTTGATCATGCATGCAGATCGATCAAACTAATGACTGATCAGAGAACCTTACCTAAGCAGCTCCGACGATGATGTTGTTGATCGGAATGAAGATGAGCTTCACAAAGAAGCCAACGAATCCCATCACCACAAACCCGATGGCCGTACGTACCGCCACCTTTGTGAATTCTGTTGCATGCAAAACGCACCGCATCAATCTAAGATTCTCATGTATCCCAAATgcaaaacaaatcaaaaggaTTTATTTGTTAAGTTATTCTGGAATTTAAGGCCTCGTGGGGAAGAACACCAGGAAATGAAGAATGAGCTGAATCTTGAGGAAACAGGGGATTTTATACCGGCAGTAATACCCTCTCAGTCCTATTAGACTGTCGTTTTGCTGATGTGTTCTAATTTCGACTCTGtttttttaccaaaaatttTATAGTGAGTACCAAAATAGTTCTGAGTTTGAAAGACAGATGCCAAAATGTTAAATGTAAATGCCATTTGAAGTTACAAAAGATCGAAGGCAACACACGAGGCACCTTGCTGAAGTTGTCAATAACCACCACATTAATGTTCCCAACACATTCTTTGAAATCAGACATTCAACTAAAACAACTATTCCTCGGCTACAACATTCAAAATCTTCCAAGACAATTCCCTAAGCACACCACTTTATCTGTTTATGATAAGGAAATGATGGCTGTGGTTTTTGCTGTGCAGCATTGGAGGCCGTATTTACTGGGGCACCACTTCAAAATTTATACTGACCACAGGACAATTGAGCATTTTTTGAAACGAAAAATCACAACTCCAGCTCAGCAAAAGTGATTGATCAAGTTGATGGGATATGACTATTCCATTTTCTATAGGGCTGGAAAAAATAATGCTGCTCCTGATGCTTTATCTAGGCAAGTTGAATTGTCAACTCTGACTGGAATCTCTCAACCAGTCCACAGTTTCATAAGTGAGATTCAAAAATCCTGTTTAGTGAATACAGAGGCTACTCTTATTTTGCAAGAGTTACAGACCAACAGTGCAGGCAAAAGGAACTACACTGTGCATAACTCTCAACTACATTACAAAGGAAGGATTTTTGTTCCAAAATCTGATAATTGGAGGACAAAAATCATCAAGGAATTTCATGAAGGACGAGTAGGGGGGCATGCAGGGAGAACAAGAACTTATCAGAGAATCAAGAGAGCCTGGCCTGGAATGGTAGGAGACATCAAACACTTCATTGCCAGATGCCACATCTGCCAAATTAACCATTATGAGGCAATAGCCCCTCCAGGCCTACTCCAGCCAAACTCAATCCCTGATAAAGCATGGGCTAATATCGCCATGGACTTATTTATTGATGGCCTACCTATCTCAGAAGGAAAAACAGTCATTTGGGTGGTGATAGATCCTACAACGGAATGGCctatttttgttgtgtgaatgtgccTAGGCGGGAGAAATGAGTTTGTGATTCGCACTAGGCGGGAGATTTGCTTGCTGGGTCCATAAGCTGAAGTTTCAAGTGTACGCTATCAGACAACCAAAATtatttatgtgttgtctgaattgattacacaaaataaaaaactagaCT encodes the following:
- the LOC133726759 gene encoding large ribosomal subunit protein bL27c, which produces MAVASMSFNLVGAFRGMALSSSSSSSSSFFRGDLGSVQLGPKLSLSTTSQRRLPLTIQNAHKKGAGSTKNGRDSKGQRLGVKIYGDQVAKPGSIIIRQRGTKFHAGKNVGLGKDHTIFSLIDGLVKFEKYGPDRKKVSVYPREIQPENPNSYRVRKRENFKLQREKKKARKEGYILQNKPQLVLASADNGAETNPLC
- the LOC133726760 gene encoding protein transport protein Sec61 subunit gamma-1-like; this encodes MRCVLHATEFTKVAVRTAIGFVVMGFVGFFVKLIFIPINNIIVGAA